A stretch of DNA from Desmospora activa DSM 45169:
GGGTGCCTCATGTGGGGGGTGTAAACCGTTGGTCGGACAGATCCTACAATTGGAGCAAGGAGACGCATACGATCCGGCGGAACAGCAGAAAACGCCGATGTGTTCTTGTACGACATTATCCCGGGATGAAGTGGTGGAAGCAATCCGTGAAAAAGGTCTTACCATGGTTAAAGAAGTGATGAATGTGCTCGGATGGGAACAACCGGAAGGATGTCCCAGCTGCCGCCCCGCTCTCAACTATTATTTAGGATTGATCTGGCCGGAGAAATATGAAGATGAGCGAGAGTCCCGCATTGTGAACGAGCAGCGCCATGCCAACATTCAAAACGACGGCACCTACTCGGTGGTGCCCCGAATGTACGGTGGGGTTACCTCCCCAGCGGAGCTACGCCGGATTGCGGAAGTGGCGGAAAAATACCAAGTGCGGATGGTAAAAGTGACCGGGGGACAACGACTCGATTTATTGGGAGTGAAAAAAGACGATCTGCCCAAGATTTGGGATGAATTGGGGATGCCTTCCGGCCATGCTTACGCCAAAGCGGTTCGAACCGTCAAAACGTGTGTGGGAGCGGATTTTTGCCGGTTTGGCACTCAGGACTCGATTCAGATGGGAATCGATATCGAAAAGAAATACGAAAACCTGTACACTCCACACAAGGTAAAAATGGCGGTATCCGCCTGTCCACGCAACTGTGCAGAATCCGGTATTAAGGATTTGGGAGTTGTCGGAGTGGAAGGTGGATGGGAACTGTATATCGGCGGAAACGGCGGTACTCACCTACGGTCGGCGGACTTTTTGTGCAAGGTGGAGTCTCAACAGGAAGTGTTGGACATTACTGGTGCCTACCTCCAGTTTTATCGAGAGACGGCCAATTATGGCGAGCGAACTTCTCATTGGGTGGAACGGATTGGCGTTGAACCGATCAAACAAGCTGTTGTTGATGATGAAAACAACCGCCGCCACCTGTTGGAACGGTTGGATAAAACGCTACAACGCCGAGAGGACCCCTGGAAAGCCGATGCGGAAAGTTCTGATGTGCGCCAGGTTTGGTACGAAGAAAAGCAAGTTTCGGTCCAATCATGAAAGGAGAGAGCCGAATGAACGCTTTATTTATCGGTACAGTGAGCGAAATTCCGGAAAGGGGCGGCAAAGTAGTTCGTATCGGTGAATTGGAGCTGGCCGTCTTCCGTTTAAGCGACGGCTCCTTCCGAGCGGTGGAGAATCGTTGTCCCCATCGCGGCGGTCCCCTTTCCGAAGGGGTGGTTAGCGGCCAAATGGTTTATTGCCCCCTCCATGAATGGAAGATCGACCTCACTGACGGAAAAGTGCAAGAGCCGGACTTTGGCTGTGTACAAACCTATCCCGTTGAAGTGGAAGGCGACCGCATCCGGATTCACCTGGATGGGATGAAGGCGACTGGGTAAGGGGAGAATCGAGAACCGCTGTATGTATGATGGAAGGGATTTTTGAAGCGAAGTGCCTTTGCTGTGTCACTTAGCGGAAGCCACCGAGGACGGAGAAAAGCGTCGCTTTACAGCACAAGTCTCGCTATGGTCACTTCGTTCCCAAGTCTCGCACTGCTATGTGTTTGAGCGACAGCGAGTTTTGTCCACTCCCGTACTTGGCGGCTGGAGCGGACAACTTTTTCCTTCTTTGCAAACAGCAAGAGCACGTAGACTCAAAAATCCCTCCACTATCAACAATGATCAAATAGGAGGTGATGGCGATGAGTAGCGGAAAAGTGTATCTAGTGGGAGCGGGACCGGGGGATCCGTCCTTGATTACGGTGCGAGGAATGCAGCTGATCCAACAAGCGGATGTCGTTGTATATGACCGTTTGGTTCATCCTGATCTATTGGCGTATGCCCCACCTTCCGCCACTCTGATCTACTGTGGAAAGCGATGTGGCCATCACTTTCTTTCTCAGGAAAAAATTAACCAGATATTGGTGGAAGAGGCGTTAGCGGGAAAACAGGTGGTACGTCTAAAAGGCGGTGATCCCGGTATTTTTGCCCGTGTAGGGGAAGAGGCGGCTACCTGTGTTCAGTACAATATTCCCTTTGAAATCGTGCCTGGTGTAACAGCCGGTTCCGCCGCTCCACTATATGCCGGTATTCCTCTCACTCATCGCGGTATTGCCTCCTCCGTCGTTTTTGTAACCGGACATTGTCGCCATGGCAGCGATGAAGAGGAGCCTGATTGGAGCCGCTTGGCCGGTATCGACACACTGGTTTTCTACATGGGGATCAAAAAGCTACCTGCTATCTGCCAATCGTTGCTGGCACACGGTCGTTCCCCCAAAACCCCTGTCGCATTGATCCGGTGGGGGACATGGAAGGAGCGGCAAGAAACCTTGGTAGGGAATCTGGAGGATATCGAAAAAAAGGTGCGCCAGCGGGGATTTACGGCTCCTGCGATCATCGTAGTAGGAGAAGTGGTAAAGCTAAGGGAGTGCTTGGCTTGGTTTGAAGGGGATGGGGATAAGCAAGACCAACGGGAAGCGATATTAAATGAAGGATAATCTAGTGCCCCATCCGGTATCTTTGATTGTATTTAGGGAGGGATGGATTTCCTTCTGTGCGACTCTGGCCACGCGAAGCGACCAAGGCGAGACTTGTACTGGTGAGTGCATGGAGCGAAGGCGGAAATCCACTCTCGATTGCCCGAACAACCTTTGTTGAAGTACTCGGAAAAAAGGCGTCAACACCTAGATGGTTCACAGGTGTTGACGCCTTTTTTTTCGAGGAAAACTGTCAAATTGACAAAAACATAGTTTTCCGATATTGTATTGGAATTATAGAGGGGAGTCGGACGAGGAGGTTAGCCCCCCTTCGTCCGACATCCACTTTCATCTGCCCTATTGAAATGGGGAGAATTCTCGTTCGCATTTCCTTACTGAAGTGGGTATACTAATGTTGAGCTAATTCTACCAATACAAGCTAACCCCCTCATCCATTAAAGGAAGTGCTTGTGGGGCCTTCGTTGATATAATGATTTCGCTAGTTGTATCGAAACCAAAATTACCTGTCAGGAAGTGGCGACTTTGGACAAACAACAGAAGGATAAAGGGCTTTTATTGCGGGGGCTATCCGCAGTGGAAAGAGTGGGCAATCGGCTTCCCCATCCGGTAACCATATTTGCCCTTTTAACACTGCTGGTTATTCTGTTATCGCATTTGTTCGCGTTGATGGGAGTAACGGTCCAATTTGAAGGAATTAATCCCGAAACGATGAAGACGGAAACACAAACCGTATCAGTGGAAAGTTTACTCGTCCCCGACGGTATCCGCTATATGGTGACCAGCATCGTGGAGAACTTTACCACCTTTGTCGCGCTGGGACCGGTTCTGGTGGCCATGATTGGAGTGGGGGTGGCGGAACGCAGCGGGTACCTGGCGATGCTGTTAAAACGGATTGTAATTAAAGCGCCCAAACGGCTGGTGACCCCTACGGTCGTCCTGATGGGTATCATGTCCAATATCGCAGCATCCGTGGGTTATGTTGTGCTGGTTCCCCTGGGAGCCATTATTTTTTTAGGATTTAAGCGCCATCCTTTGGCGGGTATGGCTGCTGCTTTTGCTGGTGTATCCGGCGGCTATTCTGCCAACCTACTCATTGGAACCAATGATCCGATCCTAGCCGGAATATCGACAGAGGCGGCGCGGATTTTA
This window harbors:
- the nirD gene encoding nitrite reductase small subunit NirD gives rise to the protein MNALFIGTVSEIPERGGKVVRIGELELAVFRLSDGSFRAVENRCPHRGGPLSEGVVSGQMVYCPLHEWKIDLTDGKVQEPDFGCVQTYPVEVEGDRIRIHLDGMKATG
- the cobA gene encoding uroporphyrinogen-III C-methyltransferase; protein product: MSSGKVYLVGAGPGDPSLITVRGMQLIQQADVVVYDRLVHPDLLAYAPPSATLIYCGKRCGHHFLSQEKINQILVEEALAGKQVVRLKGGDPGIFARVGEEAATCVQYNIPFEIVPGVTAGSAAPLYAGIPLTHRGIASSVVFVTGHCRHGSDEEEPDWSRLAGIDTLVFYMGIKKLPAICQSLLAHGRSPKTPVALIRWGTWKERQETLVGNLEDIEKKVRQRGFTAPAIIVVGEVVKLRECLAWFEGDGDKQDQREAILNEG